From the genome of Salvelinus namaycush isolate Seneca chromosome 1, SaNama_1.0, whole genome shotgun sequence:
gtttcccctctctccactgggattctctgcctctaaccctattacaggggctgagtcactgacttactggtgctctttcatgccgtccctaggaggggtgtgtcacttgagtgggttgagttactgacgtgatcttcctgtctgggttggcgcccccccttggtttgtgctgtggtggagatctttgtgggctatactcggccttgtctcaggattgtaagttggtggttgaagatatccctctagtggtgcggtggctgtgctttggcaaagtgggtggggttatatccttcctgtttggtcctgtccgggggtatcatcggatggggccacagtgtctcctgacccctcctgtctcagcctccagtatttatgctgcagtagtttgtgtcggggggctagggtcagttggttatatctggagtacttctcctgtcttatccagtgtcctgtgtgaatttaagtatgctctctctaattctctccttctctctttctttctctctctcggaggacctgagccctaggaccatgcgtcaggacgaccgggcatgatgactccttgctgtccccagtccacctggccttgctgctgttccagtttcaactgttctgcctgcggttatggaaccctgacctgtccaccggacgtgctacctgtcccagacctgctgttttcaactcttaatgatcggctatgaaaagccaactgacatttattcctgattattatttgaccatgctggtcatttatgaacattttgaccatcttggccatgttctgttataatctccacccggcacagccagaagaggactggccacccctcatagcctggttcctctctaggtttcttcctaggttttggcctttctagggagtttttcccagccaccgtgcttctacacctgcattgcttgctgtttggggttttaggctgggtttctgtatagcacttcgagatattagctgatgtacgaagggctatataaaataaacttgatttgatacagcactttcgtgcatttgccagcagctcttcgctgttcttcaagcattgtgctgtttatgacttcaagcctatcaacttccgagattaggctggcaatactaaagtacctattagaacatccaatagtcaaaggtatatgaaatacaaatggtatagagagaaatagtcctataataactacaacctaaaacttcttacctgggaatattgaagactcatgttaaaaggaaccaccagctttcatatgttctgagcaaggaacttaaagttagcttttttacatggcacatattgcacttttactttcttctccaacactgtttttgcattatttaaaccaaattgaacatgtttcattatttatttgatactaattgattttattgatgtattatattaagttaaaataagtgttcattcagtattgttgtaattgtcattattacaaatacataaaaatcggcatcggctttttttggtcctccaataatcggtatcagtgttgaaaaatcatagtcggtcgacctctagtctcaaTAGCTCAACCCCATGTACTAGTGAGAAGCCAGCTAATCTTCATACAGTATTTCCAGTTTAGCCAATTTGGATTTATTTTCCAGCTACCAAGGCAGAACAatcaaattgttatttacatttaaattttagtcatttagcagacgctcttatccagagcgacttacagtagagttatGAACACACGTCTGTCCTTCAACTGTTTGAACAGAATGCTAGCCTGtacactttgttcagatgttgaaatcaagtgacCTACCTTACGCTTATTGCATATTTACAAAACAGACTACTAGGCAGATAGTATAACAGtctttggctaaaatgctgctagcggtactGCAATGCCGCGCGACAAACTGATCATACATTTTCCAGAATCTATGTTCATTGATATTCCCATTTTAGTAGTCTGCTCTGCACGCAATTTGAGTACTGGAGACAAAGGGTATTGTTAGAAAAGGTTAActtctctattacagtaaaataatgtttcGGTGTCCATACGACTAATtatgttggaccaaacctcaaatgcaaatagcaaGTTGAATCCACTTGTCAGAGAGGAAGTGATCTCATCTTTGTTGTGAGTGgctgggggaggggcttggtgtgtgtgtgtgtgtgtaaacagagGAAGATGCAAAGCTTGAGGTATTACTTCCCAAAATCTGTCCGAAATAAGCCCATGCCTTTCTATGGGTTTAGCTTGTCACCGGCCTTTGGGACAATGACTCCCATTGTTGGGCCGGAGATATGaacatctcgtcattatatacgcatctctggtgtaaatgggaaggtgtACAAAGCACCGAAGTATCGAAGGAGACGAGAACAAATCGGACAAACAAATTCAATATAAAAATCGCCCAGACCTATTTGAAACGCTTtgtgttattggtctattaacttacaCCACCTGGTGATTTCggcaggcaggccaaaactcaatTCCGCCAAAACAGGATGAAATGTCAGGTgttcttttcaaacagcttttacactaaaatggcataatttaaaaaaagtattattcCGACCTCAATGTGGAAAATTATATcaaacactgggcctttaaaccaGCAATGTTTTGTTTAAGGCAGGTTAAGATCCAAATGTGTACCTGCACAGAACTAGTTCAGAAAAAACAATTAGGAAATAAAGGCTTCCTCAAATGACATGAAAACCGGTGATGCCAACGCACACATTGCAACTTGACATCTTTCAAAGCGTTCTACATTTTGTAAATAAACTAAAGTCAAAAAAGATTGAAAACATCCAAACACAGCTACTTACCCGCAGTCATTGACAGCCATGAGGTTTGACACCAAAACAAAGGGGTATGTGAGCATACTGGCCAAGAACTGGAACACAAGAGGGTGAAATTACAGAACTAAAACAGCCCAACAAAATTGACAGAACATGCGCAACCAAAGCAATACATTAACATTttattcatttagcagacgctcttataaaGAACGacctacagtagtgagtgcatacatttattttattatgtaCTGGTCCCCCGCGGGAATTGAACTCACAACCCTAGCGTTGCAATCGCCATGCTCCACCAACAGCCACACCGGACCCCAATAAAAATCCCGTCAACTGTTTattatttaaaacatgttttacacTTACCCCAGTCACAGCCTGAGAGCAGTTCTTTATTTCTCCTGTGTGACTCATCTGAGAAAAGgatgaatattattattattattattttttttaaatgtcataaTTCACTTACCCATTCATTCAGAACTGACATACAAATGCACTTCAGTACATGGTATTTTTTTGATGTGAGGGCCACATCtactttaaaggcccagtgcagtcaaaaacttgaTTGTCCTACGTAAAAAAATATACATAGAAtaccacactatgaggttggaataatactgtgaaaattatgatgCCCTGAATGCTGTTTTGGTGGAATGGTGTTTTGGAATGCCTGGTGACGTccccaggtggtaaattagttagaCCAATAACGAGTTCCAAACCTTTCTGCCAATAACGGATAGTTTTCAGtttcccactcagaccactcccagacagtcctagcaaaactGTTGCTTGAGAAaatgctctttgctaagaagcttaggtacttaattgttacccagaagcGATTTGAGATGGAGATAAagacagctgcattggacctttaaacaaGTGGCAAAAACCCAAATCCATCTGACTTACTGAGTCATCAATGGCGTATGTGTTGATGAGGTGGGCAAGCATGTTGCAGATCCACAGAGAGAGCACGTCACCCAGCAGACGAGGAATAAGGCCCCTGCATGAGATCACAGCTATTAGTCGGAGGTTAAGACGACAAGGAAAGAGAGGTCATGGTACAGACATCCAGAGGAAACGGCATTCAGAAAGCAAAACATTTGCAAGATTCTGGAGCAAGCATAAACTTACCtctaaaaataacttcaaaaGGATTGACTGAATTTACTGAGGTCAAATGTATTCTAGTAATTTAGCAAGTCAAGAGTAAAGGATGCCCTTGATGAGACATTGGTCATGTAGCCAAAGGAAGATCATACTTACGCAAAGAATCCCAGAACTCCTTCATTCTTGTAGACAGTGACGATGGAATCAAACACTCCACTGCAAGACAACAAGAAACATTTGTAATATTCAGTATTACATGGCTATAAATCGTATAAACACATATTGAATTGAGGTTAAGAAAAACTCACCTGTACTTGGTTTCTCTACCGATAAACTGGACCATGCATCTCAAGGTGATCACTTTGGtacaaacagaaaataaccatTAAGAACACAGTATCCATGCAGTAGTCATTATCCTATGAGAACACGCATTTAGGGCAAAGGATGACAAGACAAAACGTTGCTCGACACAAACAGTACAATTACCATGGAAGGGGTGCGTGACGATCGTGGCACAGGAGCGGGCTATCATCTCTTTTGTTGTCTGTGGTAAAAGAAAAACAGAAAGAATGGTGATGCAGAATTTAGAAGGAAACATGAATCCAGCTTGGACAGCTTTAGCTGGGGATAATTCCCCTTACACCAAGAACCATCTGCACCCCCGATATTAAATTACTTGCGTACggtgaaaaaaaacaaaaaaaacagccaAGCGATTAGACATGCTCAGATGATGTCCACGGCAATAAGCCACAACTCAATTTATAGATTACGGTCTGTTCAAACCACAAATCTGAATATTTCGATTGGAACAAATTTGACACGCCCAAGATCAAAGGCAATAACATGCTAAAAAACAAACATCTGTCAAACCATCTGGTTTACTGGATAAATTATTCATACCTCATTCACAACATGCTGTAAAGATCCCTCTTCAGCTTTCTGACTGGTTCCAGACACCTACAAATGATTTAAAACTGACCATAAATATCCACAGTATGCATTTAAAAAGAAAAGtttaatttaataaaataaataagagTCAATTATACAATTAGTACATAACCAGGCCAAAAATATTTACCTCATATTTGCCTGCATCCTGGCATCTCTGTAAAAGACAGCAGTGATTAGTTCAACAGGGATCCAGTTTCATAATGGTGTGTCGACACTGCCATCCAAAGCATTTGTCAGTTCATGAATTTAGAAACAAATAGCCTTCGTCAAACTCACCATCCTAAAACAGTGAAAGGCCAATCCAGCTCAAGTCACACAGAGTCAATTCCCAAGCCAGTATATAGCTTATTCTCTGACGAGCACGACTTTCCACACAGAACGTGATCACATTTAGGGATTGAGGCTAGACTACTGCTGAGGTCTGAAAACGTCAGATAACATATATTTAGGAAGCTACATTCAGCCAGCGTGTTAGTTAGACCCACCTGCAAGACTCTGCTGTGTACAAGGGTGCCGATGGTCCCTGCACAGAGCCTGGGGGCTAGGCCATTAAAGAGACCTGCCTTGCCATCAATCTTTATGATGTGCTTCGCTAAAAGACAGAAATGACAGGATCAAAGAACAGACACATAGAAAATCAACACGTTCATTGGCCTGTCCGTACCATACAGTCGGACTAGTCTTATTCCCAGTTGCCTACTAGTTGGAGTTTAACATCAAGATAAGTCCAGTTTAAATCCATCACCATTAGTGATGCGCAGGTTGACCGATAACCCGCAGTCCCTGCAGTTATATCTGCGGGGTGGGctggtttagggtcatgaaatagtCTGGATGAAGCCCAGGTTGAAATAAGACCAAACAATTGAGCAATAATATCtaaatgcaaaatattttttccccctttcatTATTTTAGACTATCTGGCATTAGCTTGTAAGCCTATAAGCTTTAGGGCCATAACTGTACAGCcgccaaatagcctacacgccaATCGTCAAATGCTTTTGCGAATGGGCAGAAAGAATTAACGTCGATCCACGGAGGCGAAAAGGACAATGtcggagtttaattcaataagagaaaagctgcaaaatggagagttgaaaataaagggAATCGAAGGCCAGAAAAGtaaatgtttgggaaagatttggtgaagtggtaaaagaggatgatatgTTGTGTGATATGTGTTACACAAATTGGACAGTCAAGACGGGGACTTTAAAATAGACCTATTGCACGTCAAGGGAACTGAAGCCTACTATTCTGATGGGTTaaatgaaaactgaaatctggacactgactgtaggttataacctctcacatagccttaatattacctcctgcagaattaagcatttcttgcagtaaaataatACACCAAAATGTAGGAcacaaattatttatttatttcagcattttgAGAGCATGTGAAAGCACATTTAGATGCCGTCTGTAGAGACGCTATCGTTATCAgcgtcataaaagctgatagtatttcaaccacataaaatatgcatccatggggcggcagatagcctagcggttagaacgttggtccagtaaccgaaaggttgctagatcaaatcccagagctgacaaggtaaaaacctgtcgttctgcccctgaacaaggcagttaacccactgttcctatgccgtcattgtaaataagaatttgttcttaactgacctgcgtagttaaataaaaggttaaataaaaaataaaaacgaaATCTTATTAGAAACATGTTGAGTCATTTTCAGAGCTTTCGATTTCTTTACAACCGGTCAAACAAATGTCTTTTGGAAATTTTGCTAAATCTTTCctttttgtttgttatttattgcattttcttcCCGGTCCCTAAATATCTGCTCCACGAACGAAGCAGGGATGACAGAAAACTTTAGATGTCAACAAGATTGCATTCATTCTAACGATTTATGACGTTCTGGTGAGCAAGGgcttatttagtcttctaggacAATATAAATGACAGAAGATAAGCTGCATGCATCTTAATTATAAGCACAAACATCTTAAAATCAGGCAAAATAAATCCTGCACCCTATGTCCCAAAATAGTTTGCCGTCTGACTGTAGTCTACAGTGCATTTTATATATTATGTTTGAGCCGAAAGTGTGTTCGGGGGCTCCGTATGGAGGTTGACacgcaattgcggagcctccggAGGCGAAATTGAGATCTGTaccaaatgttgtaacaatgcggagggctctgtatagctctggattgacatgattggttgacggtaggtggggggggtgggaggtcctgtataaactcacttccttgacaacagctctgcgctgctcCATGAAGTGCAagaagtacactacatgaccaaaagtacgtagacacctgctcgtccaacatctcattgcaaaatgatgggcattaatatggagttagtccccccttttctgctataacagcctccactcttctgggaaggctttccactagatgttggaacattgcagcgGGGACTTGcattcattcagccacaagcgcatTAGTGAAGTCGGGTATTGATGTGGGGCGATTAggactggctcgcagtcggcgttccaattaatcccaaaggtgttcgatggggttgaggtcagggctctgtgcactCCAGACAAGCTCTTTCACgacaatctcgacaaaccatttctgtatggacctcactttgtgcatgggggcattgtcatgctgaaacaggaaagggcaacttccaaactgttgccacaaagtcagAAGCACGGAATcatctaaaatgtcattgtatgctgtagcgttaagatatcccttcactggaaggaactaaggggcctagcccaaacgaTGAAACACAGGACCAGACCATCATTCCTctaacaaactttacagttggcactatgcattggggcaggtagccttctcctggcatccgccaaacccagatttgtccgtcggactgccagattgtgaagtgtaattcatcactctagagaacgcgtttccactgctccagagtccaatggcggcgagatttacaccactccagcagacgcaTGATGAGCTTAGGCTTGTGAGAGGTTGCTCGGCCATggcaacccatttcatgaagctcccgacaaataGTTCTTgttctgacgttgcttccagacgCAGTTtgaaacttggtagtgagtgttgcaaccgaggaaagaCCATTTTTACGCTCTTCAGCACTagggtggtcccgttctgtgagcttgtgtggcctaccactttgcaactgagccgttgttgcaacctagaagtttccacttcactataacagcacttacagttgaccggggcagctctagtagggcagaaatttgactcactgaattgttggaaaggtggcatcctatgacagtaccacgttgaaagtcactgagctctttagtaaggccattctactgtcaatgtttgtctatggagattgcatggcggtgtgctcaattgtatacacctgtcagcaatgggtgtggctgaaatagcagaatccactaatttgaaggggggcCCACATACTTTTGTTATTTATAGTGTATGAATGCCCCGACTTCTGCAGAAGCAGTATCCCCgtaaatgctgcatggccaatgcagacattggattgaccatgcagcgcaTTTTAGGGTCGGTTGGGGGCCTCAACCCATATAGTTGGCTGGATGTGTTATTAGCAATTTCaggcgggtgaacaaacagctgacccgaaCACCACTAAATCATTAGTACCATCAAGGAACAAGGGCTGATTGCACCAGTCGAGCGTAAAAAGTTGGGCTTAAATGTTAGGTCAGCGTAGCTGCGTCTGACTTTGGGATCAGAATTTACATCTGCTGCGCCAACCAAAAATAAGACTAGTCGTAGCTAAGCCAGGCGTAAGCAATGCACGTTCAAGAGATTTGATGCTTGATAATGATGGTTGCTAGGCAGCGCCCTTTACTAAGCTGTTATCATCCTCATGGCATGTCCCATCACTTCGCAAAGCCCACCAGTATGCATGCAAGTTTTCTTAACCACAACTGGAAGGATCAATCAATAATTACCTCGGAAATGAATATCACTGAATTATTAAAATActggaataaagtaggctaatgccaTTAATTTGCTCTTCACTCAAGTAGTAGCCAGGGCTATATCCCAACTAAAAGCCTTGGACAAAATCACATTGATTATCATGTAACTGAATCTCAGTCTGTATATTTTGTTATTTGATCTCTGGCTGGCAAATAAGTGGAGGTAGCAGCTCATCTATTAGTTTGCTAATATCTGCTCAGACACATTTAGCATGCTATAATGTGGCATAAATCAAGTGTATTATCTCAGAGTTTCTAAACGCAGAGGCTCATCATTGCGAGACTTCTGGGAACGTTTACGGAACAGACTAGGCCAGTGTTCCGGGTTTGAGAGGTCAGAGAGAAGCGAAAAATTCTTCCTTAGTAGTTAATTTTCTCAAAATCTAAAAGACAACCTAGATTCGAGAAAATGTCTTAGGTAGTTGAACATATTATTACTTCAAccttgtgaaagtgacaaactgacacgttataattttcgtcaaaaacaactTCATATCGAAGGAGTGTCTTTGATTTGACGGCCTACACATGCGCATTTCAGGTCGAGATGACCTTTAGACCTGATTACGTGTTTCTATGCATAagcttagctagccaacatcgcctacaagtgtggtcaaggatttctattggagaagcagttttagcctagggctgggcggtataccatGTTTTAcaatataccggtattgatgcatggTTTGggttttactttaccttctaaaagtttttgaatgtttggtttgttaaaatgTGATACGctgtgtgtaacgtccattttcACAGTTTACTTCGCTACCCTCTCGCTCTATGCCTTCTTTCCACACAGACCGAGCCCCGACCGCTGTCAATCAAGGAGCACATTTGGTGTTCCTCTACCATGACACTTGTGTTCCgtctctgcatggtcaatgcagcacataaAACAATGTTGTTCTTAATATAAATTCACTAGCGTTATATAATTagactattagtttgtgtttcttacatctgcaaacagctagtttgaaTTTTCTTAGTAAATTGGGCCTAAATCTcattagccgctaatgctaatcgctagctagctaataaaatgTACTGACTCAGGGCAACCGTAACTAGCTATACAGCCTAATAATACCAGTAATGgtggacctacagtaccagtcaaaagtttggacacctactcatttaagggtttttatttgtactattttctacattgtaaaaaaatagtgaagacatcaaaactttgtaataacacatatggaattatgtagtaaaatttaacaaatcaaaatatattttatatttgagattcttcaaagtagccaccctttgccttgatgacagctttgcacatgcttggcattctctcaaccagcttcatgaggcagtcacctggaatgcatttcaattaacaggtgtgccatcttaagttaatttgtggaatgtcgttccttcttaatgcgtttgagccaatcagttgtgttgtgacaatagAGTGGGGATATACAGAatgtctttatttatttatttaactagacaagtcagttaagaacaacattttattttcaatgacggcctaccggggaacagtgggttaactgccttgttcaggggcagaatgacagatttttaaccttgtcagctcgggattcgatccagcaacctttcggttactggcccaacactgtaACCACTTGGCTACTTGCcgcttatttggtaaaagaccaagtccatattatggcaagaacagctcaaataagcaaagaaacaacagtccatcattactttaagacatgaaggtcagtcaatacggaaaatgtcaagaactttgaaagtatcttcaagtgcaatcgctaaaaaccatcaagtgctatgatgaaaccgccacaggaaaggaagacccagagtcacctctgctgcagaggataagttcattagttaactGCACcacagattgcagcccaaataaacagttcagagttcaagtaacagacacatctcaatatcaactgttcagaggagactgcttgaaaTCAGACCtacatggtcgaattgctgcaaagaaaccacgactAATGGACCAACAAGAAgacgagacttgcttgggccaagaaacacgagcaatggacattagactggtggaaatctgtcctttggtctgataagtccaaatttGAAGCATGGAGGAGCAGGTGTGAAGGTGCGGGggcgctttgctggtgacactggctgatttatttagaaatcaaggcactcttaaccagcatggctaccacagcattctgcagcaatacgccatcccatcaggttggcgcttagtgggactaccatttgtttttccacaggacaatgacccaaaacacacaggatgtgtaagggctatttgaccaaggagagtgatggagtgctgcatcagatgacctggcctccacaatatcCTGACCTtagcccaattgagatggtttgggatgagttggaccgcagagtgaagtaaaagcagccaacaagtgctcagcatgtgggaactccttcaagactgttggaaaagcattcctcatgaagctggttgagagaatgccaagagtgtgccaagctgtcatcaaggcaaagggtggctactttgaagaatataaaatatattttgatttgtttaatggttttttggttattacatgattccatttgtgttatttcatagttttgatttcttcactattattctacaatgtagaaaatagtaaaaataaagaaaaacccttgaataagtaggtgtgtccaaacttttgactggtactgtacatctgcATGTTTTTTGTGAAGCAATagcttctaaatcaaagaggaatacgcAAAGCAACAATATGTTAGCAGAATTAAGTAGTTAAGAGAAAACattcaatgtagccaaagattatagtgTCTCCTAGGAAACACTTGTCAACACTTCGGTTcctttaatatattttttaaatttaaccttaatttaactaggtaagtcagttaagaacaaattcttatttacagtgacggcctaccaaaacGCAAACGGCCTCCTGAGGGGACGGGGGctaggattaaaaataaaaaaataaatataggacaaaacacacatcgacaagagagacaacactacataaagagggacctaagacaacatagcaaggcagcaacacatgacaacacagcatggtagcaacacaacatggtagcagcacaaaacatggtacaaacattattgggaacagacaacaacacaaagggcaaggtagagacaacaatgcatcacacaaagcagccacaactgtcagtaagtgtccatgattgagtctttgaatgaagagattgagataaaagtGTCCGGTTTGAGTGTTtgtaccctgtcacaataacgcCTCCCTGGCATTGTAATTTGTTGTCATatcaaacactgtattcaaagtgcccactattatattctaagtATAGAATTTTAATAATCATTTAATTTCCATGACTGTTTCTCTAAAGCacaagtcaaatcgcaattgcaacatttagTTAAAAATAAGGCCTAAATTGTTTGCACATATagtgcagccctacgtggcactgtggaaattatctcaaatgagtgcaggaaatgcagaaccTCTATGTGATCGGTGTCCCTCcaccgggacggttgagctaacgtagttgagctaacgtaggctaatgcgattagcaagaggttgtaagtaacaagaacatttccctggacatagacatatctgatatgggcagaaagcttaaattcttgttaatctaactgcactgtacaatttacagtagctattacagtgaaataccatgctattgtttgaggagagtgcacagttatgaacttgaaaatgtattaataagacaatta
Proteins encoded in this window:
- the mtch2 gene encoding mitochondrial carrier homolog 2, whose translation is MADTCGQVLLGSGLTILSHPLMYIKVLVQVGHEPLPPSLGRNLFGRQVYQLPGLFAYAKHIIKIDGKAGLFNGLAPRLCAGTIGTLVHSRVLQRCQDAGKYEVSGTSQKAEEGSLQHVVNETTKEMIARSCATIVTHPFHVITLRCMVQFIGRETKYSGVFDSIVTVYKNEGVLGFFAGLIPRLLGDVLSLWICNMLAHLINTYAIDDSMSHTGEIKNCSQAVTGFLASMLTYPFVLVSNLMAVNDCGLAGGLPPYASIYPTWVDCWRHLSLEGNMSRGNSLFFRKLPVGKTYAIDQKRFL